The genomic DNA CTTTATAGCCTGTTAAAGAAACAAACATAATTACCAATCAAGGGTTATAATCAGCTAGCGCAAATTTGTTAAGTCTTGTAAACTTGTCTAAAATCAAAAACCAAGGTACTCTGGCCTAAGCATCTTTACTGTCAGTGATCTGGATCAAAAGCAAATGTGATACCAATCACAGGTTGGTAAAGTTTGACAAGGCATCCGTCAGGGCAGTTAAACGCTAATGAAAGTAGGAGGTCGTTTTTTGAAACGAACATTGACGCAAAAGATTAGTCCCATCCCTGCCTGTGCAGCAGAAGATTGCTCAATGGTGGGATCTTTCAAGCCAATTCCACCAGAGGTAAACCGACGAGCCCGCACCTCTGCGGCGATGATTGGCCTAGCTATTTCAATGGGAGCGTCTAGCAGCGTCCTACTACCAGGTCAGGGGGACAGTGCGGTAGCGGCTGAAACCGGAGCTAATGGCGCAGTATCAACAGTTACCACTTCTACAACTGAGACAGCGGGTACCCAAGAGGTTAAATCAGTTACAGAAGAAACACTAGAACCAAGAGTGCTGGGGCATCAAATCCAAGAATCACCAGCCAACGCTAGCTCAACAGTAGGAAACTCGGTCAATCAAATTTCATCTCTGAATAACAACAGCGATGGAAGCAAAACCCAAGCCTTAACCATTGAGCCAACGGCAGTATTCTCGGAAACGCCCGATCTGGAAACAGCTACAGCAAGTAGCGTGGATCAACTTTTAAAAGTTAAACAAGCGGTAGCGCTCAATCATTTGAAAGAGTCATCAAACCGTTTGAGAAGTAGTCTGGCGGAGTGGAAGTCTGAGGAGTCTTCTATTAAGTCAACGGTGCGTATCAGTGAACCTGCCACGCCCACAGTAGTTTCTCGGCAATTCAAGCCGATTCTGGAATCATCTTCAGCGGTAGAACCAGTTTCTCCCCAATGGCAAGCTCAAATATCAGCTATTCAGCCAACTGAGCTAAAACAGTCAGAAACTAAGACTACATTGGGTCAACAATTACCAGCAGAAGAACCCATTGTTTCAGTAGTCTATCAAGTTAAACCTGGGGATACTATTGAAGCGATCGCACGGAGATATTCAGTTTCTGTCACCACCCTGGCAAAAGCAAACCAACTGGATAACCCCAATCGTATCCAAGTCAACCAACAACTGAATGTTCCCCAAAACACTGATAGCGCAGTACAAATCAACACCCCACAGTGGAACACAAACTACTCAGAATTGCAGTCAGTTTCCCCAAATGTGGCCCCTGAAACTCAATTAAATAACTCGGCTCCAAACTTGCCAGTAGTTTCAGCATTGTTGCCTCCAGAAATGAGTGAAAATGCACCAGCAGACGTGACCGCAACTGCATTTCCACTTTCTCAGTTAGGAACAGATGATGTCCCCGGTTGGGATAACACAGTACATGAGCCAGTAGAAACAATTTCGGCTCCCACAGCAGGCAACAAATTCCTTTCTGCCAGCAAATCAACTGACACAAATAAGCAAAACGAATTATTGGCTCAAACTCAAAATAATCAGTTTGTTCCAGCAGAAAACGTTACCAATCAAGAAACTGACAATAGAACAAAACAGTATTCTAACCCTTACGTAGAACGTCTACGGGCAGAAATTCTCCAATTACGGCAGCATGGAAAGCAACACACAGCTACTCAGCCTCCAGCAACTAACCCAGCATGGAACGGCAGGACAGCAACACCACCAGCCACAAACACTAATAATTCTGCTGCTCAATTACGTGGCAACTACAATTACCCCGTAAATCCTGATTTTCGGCCTAACCAATATAACCAAGCTTTACAAGCAGAAATCCAAAGACGTGCTGAAGAAGCGCCAGCTAACTCTCGCGCTGCTTACCAAATCCCAGCAACTCAACAACCTACAAGACGGCAAATGGTTGCTACAGCACCAATGGGTGTAGACCCCTACCAGCCCTACAACCAAAACTTACCCGGACGGACAGTATCTCCTGAATTACCACCAATTCAGAATCCTTACTATAACTACCCAGGCTATAACCAAGAGATGAACGGGTTTTCTTGGCCTGCAAGAGGAACTCTGACTTCTGGTTATGGTCGTCGCTGGGGCAGAATGCACAAAGGGATTGATATTGCGGCTCCCACTGGGACACCTATTTTTGCTTCGGCTCCAGGGGTTGTGGTTTATGCACGTTGGAATTCCGGTGGCTACGGCAACTTAGTGCAAATCAGACACTCTGATGGTAGTCTGACTCGTTATGCTCACAACAGCCGGATTTTTGTACAAGAAGGACAAGTAGTTGAGCAAGGTCAACACATCGCAGCAATGGGTAGCACTGGACGCAGTACAGGCCCTCACTTGCACTTTGAAATCCATCCTGAAGGACGGGGAGCAGTTAACCCAATGGCTTTCTTACCTCGTAATTAGGTAAAGGGAGTTCCAGGGGTTCCAGGGACTCTAGGGGCTGTTACCTAGTCCCCAGTCCCCATTCCCCCATCTTCAGAAAAAATGCTTGCAATTTCTTGAAAGAGTGTGTTATATTAACAAAGGTCACGAAAAACAAGGCTCAGTAGCTCAGTTGGTTAGAGCACGGGACTCATAAGCCTGGGGTCGTTGGTTCAAATCCGACCTGAGCCATTTTAAAAGTTAGATAAATCAATAATTCCGGTAACTGTCCTAACCCAACAAACCTCTATTTCGCCTATTCTGGCATGGTTTCACCTAGATTATCACCTAGTTAAAACAGTCGCTTCCAAGCAGCTATCAGCCCTAATTATTCTGGTAAAAAATCTTCGTTCAGAGTTTGTTCAGGAGTAAAAGGTGACTCGCTAGGAAAGATACTGAGAGGTAATTCAGTTTCGTCTGCGGCTTCCTTTCTGGCATTTTGATAGCACTTATCGAACACCTCTGCTAAATAGTTACGCAAACTTGGGCTATCTTCAAATGCTTCTATCAAGCGTCGTCGGTGTTCTCTAATTGTATATTTCCAGCTACCCGATCGCTTTTCTGGTTGATACTGATACTTGAGAAGGTGCATCAAAAGCACCATTAAATTACTGCGAACAGCCTGTTTTTGGCTTTTGCCCATATCCTCAATTTCTTCTATTAAGTTGGTTATATCTATCTCAGCTAACTTGCCTTCCCGCAGTAACCTAAGAGTTTCTTCAATCCACAAGTAAAAATCACGATCGTAAAGACTTGGTGTACTACTTGCTATTGTTTTCGCTGATTCCATTTTTTTTAATTGCTAACTACTGTTCAGGTAAGAAATCTTCGTCAAGAGTTTGTTCGGGAGTAAAAGGTGATTCGCTAGGAAAGATATTGAGAGGTAATTCAGTCTCCTGTGCTGCTTGTTTTCTAGCTTTCTGATACGCCTTGTCAAAAATTTCTCCAAAATACTCTTTCAGACTAGGGCTTTCCTCAAAAGCTTCTTCCAAACGAATTCGATGTTCAATAATCGTACTTCGCCAACTTCTAGAACGTTTCTCTGGCTGATATTTGTACTTCAAAAGGTGCATTAAAAGAACTCGGAGGTTACTTAGTAATGCCCGCTTTTGACTCCCACTCATATCTTCAACTTCTTCAATTAGGTGTTCCAAATCGATTTCGGACAACTTTCCCTCGCGCAAAAGTTTTGCGGTTTCTTCTGCCCACAAACAAAAATCACGATCGTAAAGATTGAAAGTTTGAGTTTCTGATTGAGATACCGTCATATCTACGATGCCTCGGACAAATGTTCTTTCAATTTTGCCAGAACTGACAGATATTTGGGCTTTCCACCGAGAAAACTTATATGATTTCTCAAGGTGTGCCAATAGCCATACAGGGCGAATTTAGACTGCGACTGTGGCAATTTCTTCGGGTGTGAGGTGAGAGTGTAATACTTGACCATCGCGGAACCACACGATACGCTTGGTTTGTTTTGCTACGTCTGGTTCGTGAGTCACCATAACGACTGTAATCCCACTTTCATTTAATTCGGTAAAAATATCCATTACTTCTTGAGTGGTTTTAGAATCTAGTGCGCCTGTGGGTTCGTCTGCTAATAATAATACTGGGCGGTTGACTATAGCGCGAGCGATCGCAACTCGTTGTTGTTGTCCCCCGGAAAGTTGATTAGGTCGATTATTCAATCTTTGCGCTAATCCCACTTTTGTTAGTGCTTCTACCGCACGTTCCTTTCTTTCCCCCCCTGGAACACCAGCATAAACCATTGGTAACATGACATTTTCCATTGCAGTTAATTGGGGTAAAAGGTGGAATTGTTGAAAGACAAACCCTAATTTTTGATTGCGAATTTTGGCTAATTCGGTATCTGGTAATTGGGAAACATCAACTCGATCTAAATAATAGTTTCCCGAAGAAGGGCGATCGAGACAACCAATAATATTCATTGCTGTGGATTTACCCGATCCAGAAGCGCCCATAATTGAACAATATTCGCCTTCTTCCACTACCAAATTAACTTCTTGTAGTGCTTTTACTTCTGTATCGCCACTACCGTAAACTTTGCTAATGTTTTCTAATCTAATAATTACTGATTTAAGCATATTTTTAGGGACTGGGGATTGGGGACTGGGGACTGGGGATTGGGGACTGGGGGCTGGGGAAGTTTTGAGTTTTGAATTAAAGAGAAAGTTTTAAGTTCATTAATTTAGCCTTGCCTCTTTGTCCCTCTGTACCCAGTACCCAACTTAAGCACTTCTCAAAGCTACAATTGGGTCTAGTTTGGCGGCGCGTTGGGCGGGAACAACACCGAAAAATAACCCAATACTACCGGAAATTCCGACAGCTAGGACGATCGCAACTGGTGAAATTCCTGCTTTTAAAGGTGTTAAAGCGCCAACTAAAGTTACTCCACCCACGCCAATTATAGTTCCGACGATACCACCAGCAGCAGAGAGAATTATTGCTTCAATCATGAATTGAATTAAGATATCTTGTTGAGTTGCACCGATCGCTTTTCTTAACCCAATTTCCTGAGTTCTTTCTGTTACTGAAACTAGCATAATATTCATTACACCAATTCCGCCGACGAACAGAGAAATTCCGGCGATCGCAGCTAACATTAAAGTCAAAGCACCTGTAATTGTTCCCACAATTTGCAGAATATCTTTTTGCGTTCTGACGGTAAAATCATCTTCAGTACTAATTTTATGGCGCAATCTTAGTAAATTACTAATTTGAAATTGCGCTGCACCAATACTATTAGCATCTTTAGCTGAAACCGCAATAAAATCTACTTCTGTTCCATAAGGAGAAGTTCTTCCTCTCAGGCGATTCGCCATTGTAGTTAAAGGAATAAAAATCGTATCATCTTGGTTATTTCCCAAAAATGAACCTTTTTGTTCCATTACCCCAACTACTAAAAAGCTGAGATTTCTAATTCTAATTTTTTCCCCGATCGGGTTTTGATTACCAAAGAGTTTACCGACTACATCAGAACCCAGAATGGCAATTTGGTTATTACTCTTCAAATCTTGATCGCTAAAAAATCTACCTCTAGCTAAATCAAAACTGCGGACAGGTAAAAATTCTGGAGTTACACCAATAATTTGTGTATTCGTATTTTTATTACTATAAACTACTGGTAGACGGCTTTGAATTTGCGGTGCTACATCTGTAACTGAAGGCACTTGATTAGCGATCGCTTTCGCATCTTCTAACACCAAAGTTTTAGGAAAATCCCGGTTTCTTTGAGCATTTTGATTACCCGGAATGATAAATAACACATTTGGGCCAAGAGATTCAAACTGTTCTGATGCTAATTTTTGCGCCCCTTGTCCAATTCCCACCATAGCAATTACTGAAGCATTCCCGATAATAATGCCCAGCATTGTTAAAGTACTCCGTAATTTATTAGCAACTAATGTAGTAGTTGCCATTTTCACGCTTTCAACGATATCCATTTCACAAGTTAGTTAATAACGAATTATGGTTTAATTTGTTTGCGGTCTTTAGGTAAATCAATATAAATTTGTTCACCTTCTTTCAGACCTTCTAAAATTTGAGTTTGGTCTTGAATTGTGGAACCAATAGTTACCGGACGAAAGACAGATTTGTTATTTTCACCGGGTAATAATACTCCAGGTTTTCCGTTTTCGGTAACGATCGCCACCGTCGGCACCATTAAAGCACCGCTAATTTGTTTTCCTAAGAAAGTTAAATCCACATTCATTCCCGATCGCAACTCTTCCAAACCAGTTACTAATTCCACTCGGACTTGGAAAGAAGTAACATTTTGATCGACAATTGCTTCAGGAGCAATTAAGCGCACTTTTCCTTTAAATACCTGATCTGGATAAGCATCGGCGACAATTTCTACTTCTTGTCCTTGTTTAATATTTCCGATATCTACTTCAGGAACTTTAGCGAGAATTTCTAACCCACGAGCGATCGCAACCACCGAAGTAGAAGTTGCCGAAGCACTA from Phormidium ambiguum IAM M-71 includes the following:
- a CDS encoding ABC transporter ATP-binding protein; translated protein: MLKSVIIRLENISKVYGSGDTEVKALQEVNLVVEEGEYCSIMGASGSGKSTAMNIIGCLDRPSSGNYYLDRVDVSQLPDTELAKIRNQKLGFVFQQFHLLPQLTAMENVMLPMVYAGVPGGERKERAVEALTKVGLAQRLNNRPNQLSGGQQQRVAIARAIVNRPVLLLADEPTGALDSKTTQEVMDIFTELNESGITVVMVTHEPDVAKQTKRIVWFRDGQVLHSHLTPEEIATVAV
- a CDS encoding ABC transporter permease, encoding MDIVESVKMATTTLVANKLRSTLTMLGIIIGNASVIAMVGIGQGAQKLASEQFESLGPNVLFIIPGNQNAQRNRDFPKTLVLEDAKAIANQVPSVTDVAPQIQSRLPVVYSNKNTNTQIIGVTPEFLPVRSFDLARGRFFSDQDLKSNNQIAILGSDVVGKLFGNQNPIGEKIRIRNLSFLVVGVMEQKGSFLGNNQDDTIFIPLTTMANRLRGRTSPYGTEVDFIAVSAKDANSIGAAQFQISNLLRLRHKISTEDDFTVRTQKDILQIVGTITGALTLMLAAIAGISLFVGGIGVMNIMLVSVTERTQEIGLRKAIGATQQDILIQFMIEAIILSAAGGIVGTIIGVGGVTLVGALTPLKAGISPVAIVLAVGISGSIGLFFGVVPAQRAAKLDPIVALRSA
- a CDS encoding DUF29 domain-containing protein yields the protein MTVSQSETQTFNLYDRDFCLWAEETAKLLREGKLSEIDLEHLIEEVEDMSGSQKRALLSNLRVLLMHLLKYKYQPEKRSRSWRSTIIEHRIRLEEAFEESPSLKEYFGEIFDKAYQKARKQAAQETELPLNIFPSESPFTPEQTLDEDFLPEQ
- a CDS encoding DUF29 domain-containing protein translates to MESAKTIASSTPSLYDRDFYLWIEETLRLLREGKLAEIDITNLIEEIEDMGKSQKQAVRSNLMVLLMHLLKYQYQPEKRSGSWKYTIREHRRRLIEAFEDSPSLRNYLAEVFDKCYQNARKEAADETELPLSIFPSESPFTPEQTLNEDFLPE